In the bacterium genome, ATGGTTATCTGCTATAGTTGTTCAGTATTATTTGGCTTTTCCTGATGAGATCATATTAACAAAAATTTTATACGCCCCGGGAACGCCGGCGGGCAGTTGGCGGAACCACGAGTAGCCGCTATAAATAAAAACGCCTTTTCCGTAACGGGTGAATAACATACCGCCGTTTTTTGCGGTTTCACCCGGATCGTTAGCGGAAAATACGGTTTCATATTTAGCGTCCCAGGGGTTGGCGAAATAAAGACCGCGTTCCTGCACCCACCCTGAGAAATCCTGCTCTGTTATAAGGTTTGGATAACGCATAACGACGTGATCTTTTAAAAGTATACCGATGGGCGCATCCTCAAAAGTCACGCGCTCGTTGGTAATCTTAAATGGATAAGGTCCGATATTATCAACAGCCAATCCGCGCGGCGTATTATACTGCACGATGAGCGTTCCGCCGTTCTCAACATATCTCATCAATTTATTCTGCGCAAATTTTAATCTCGGCCGCGTATTGTACGCGCGAATACCGGCAACTATGGCGTCGTATGCTTCGAATTGCCCGCGTTCCAGCTCCTCATCGCTGATCAGCTTCACGTTGATTCCGAGTTGGCCCAGATATTCGGGAATCTGATCGCCTGAGCCCATGATGTATCCGATCTGCCGCGCTTCGGTTTGAATATCAAGACGAATGAGTTTGGCCTTTGCCGGCGGAAACAAAGTTTGGATAGGAATATGATCATACTGGATAGATTGAATGCTTTGTGTGTACATTTTTCCGTCGACCGCAGCCTCGGCCGTAAAGAATCCGTCGGAGTTCGAAGCGGGCGGCTGAATGGAAAATTGTAATTTCGTTTCGTCGTATTTATTTTTTAGTTCAAACGGGATAGATTCAGGGGATAAGGCCCATCCTTTGGGTAATTGTAGTCTCAGATTCCCGTTGACGTTCGCCGCTCCGCTTTTTAATGTTAGCGTAATAGTTTTCGGGAGGTTGCTTGAAAAAAGATAAACCTTTTCTTCGAGGTTCACAGCAACGGATGGAACTATGGCAAACGGCCGGTAACGTTCCCCTTTTACAGGATCGGTCCACCGGTACAGGACGGGTATGTGAAAACTTAGAAGTTCTCCGTCCGCCTTAACGATAAACTCAACATACAGAGCCGAAGGATTTTCCGCTGAACCGATTTTTTTTTGGTCATCAACTGCAAACATGCCCTTCGTTGGTTCTTTAGCAATCCAATAAGGCTCTGTATAGTTTGCATCGGAGGTAATGGTTACCTGGTTCGACGAACTTACGAATTTTCCTTTTCTAAGTTCAACTGATGCAAGTGTGTCGGGAGTCTGGAACGGAAAATTAATTTTTTGGAGTGCGAGCGGATACGTCGTACGATTGATGATCGCCGCCGTTATTTTTATTTGGTTCCCGGGTGCAGCTGCATAATCATCGGCAATCGCTTCCATCCAGATTCCAGCGCATGACCGGATAACCTCACGCAATTCTTTTTGCTTTTGTTTGACCCTGACATTGTCAGGTAATTGATTCATCTGTCGATAGGCTTTGATGAGTTGCGGAATTGAAGCGGAAGGATTTTCAGGATTGAATTTCCTGTAAATGTCGTCAAGTATTGCTCCGACTTCTTTACCGCCAGGAATACGCGACCAGGTTAAATCAATCCCGTCGAACAGATCGTTCGCCGCAGGCTCGCCTTTGGTCAGGTCAAAATAGTTTAATGTTTCTGCGCGTTGTCCGCTTACGCCGAATCCCTGGCTTTTGTGCATACTGCGGCTTTCCGCCGCCAATTCCGTGTACGACTTTCCAAGCAGCGGATCATATTCGCCGATATCCAATCGTATCAATGTACTTAGATCTGCCTTTCGTTCCTGCAATGCCGGAAGCCATGCGTTCCAAAAAATCCTTTTGGCCTGCCAAGGTTCGACGTATTTCAGTTGCTCAGGAAATTGAGAAGCGTCGGCGGCCAATGAAAAAGCTTCCTGCGCAATAATAGCAGACGCCGTATGTTGACCGTGCCCGCCTTCGCCGGTGGAAGGAAACCTGGTAATTATGATGTCCGGCTTAAACGAACGGATAACCCAGACAACATCTGATAATACCTTCTGTCTGTCCCAGATTGTGAAAGTTTCTTCCGGAGATTTAGTGTATCCAAAGTCGATCGCGCGCGTAAAAAATTGTTCCGCGCCGTCCAGTCTCCGCGCCGCAAGTAATTCCTGCGTTCGGATAATGCCAAGCAGTTCGCTCTGCTCGGTTCCGATCAGATTTTGTCCGCCGTCTCCTCGCGTAAGGGCAAGATATCCCGTTCGCAATAAGCGATGATTGGCGCAATAAGCCAGCACGGCCGTATTTTCGTCATCAGGATGCGCCGCGATATATAATACACTGCCCAAAGCCGTCAGTTTTTTTAATGAAGCCTGAAGTTGCGCGGCGTCAGGATTGGGCATTATTTGTCCTTGAAGAGGCGCGCTTATCAGATTGAGAAGCAGGAAACCTCCAAACAATAAACGAAAACATGTTTGCATAATGAATTGATTTATATTTTAGAATAGTGAAGAGTCATTACGTTTTTAACAATAATTTGTTGCATGTGCGGTGAGAATTGACCCGTTTGGTTCATTCTGTCCGGAGTTAAACCCGGTGATGATCGCCGCGCCAATTCTGGATTGATTTCTTAATATCATCTTGGCTCAAATTCTCGGCTGCCGCGCGTTTTGAGAGCTCAATAAATTCTTCGTCTTTGGCAAATCGCAGCCCTATAACCTGTTGTAGCGTGAGGCGGGGATCCATCAATTTTCCGGTTAATACAAAATGACGTAAATTCTCTTCAGCCCGAATCGCCCTATCCTGCGCGCGAAGAGCAAACAAACGTGCATAGAAATAAATGAATGTGAGGATGATGAACGTCAACACCATCATAGCGGCGTCTAATCTTCCATGGCCCCGGCTGTAAGCGTTTCCGAAATGTACGATGGAGCCTATTCCCAGGGCCAGCAGTAAAGCAAAAGCAACGAAATGAAAAAGAGGAACAATTCGCCGGTGATTGGCATAATTCTGCGTTTCCATGGTATCTCCTGGTTTATGAGAAGCAGCTTTTTAAGCTAAATTATATGCTGTTGACCTTTTTTTTATCAAGATAACTATCCACCGATAATGTTCCGGAGCCGTATATGGTTATCAGGCAAACCAAGAACAAGACCAGTGCAGAAAATTCCAAAGATTGATCTTTTGAAAAAAGGCCTTCTTTCAAGTGCACTAAAAAAACGGCTCCAAAAAGGATCGGCAGTTGTATCGCCGCGCCGATGCGTGTGATCATACCGATGGCCATGAGAAGTCCGCCGGCAATATGTCCCATAGCAACATAGTGAACGAGCAGGGTATTCCATGCGCTGTAATTGCCGGACTCCATTACCAGAGAAGCTACATAATCCGGCTGCCATAAAAAATAAATTCCTTTGACGAGTAAACCGATCCCCAAATATATTCGCATAAGGTCAAAACACCAATCACGATGTTTTTCAATCCAATCGATCATATCTTTCATTTTTTTCATTGATCCTCCTTTGCGAATAAGTTAATAGACAGGAAAGATTTATTAGGGCAGCGGCGCCCGGTCATTGTTTATATATTTTACCATCCTTCATAACGAAACTTACATTTTCAAGAACGGAAATGTTCTTTAACGGATCTTCTTTCACGGCGATAATATCCGCATATGCGCCGGGTGAAATTTCCCCGATCTTTCCCCAGGCGTCGAGCATCTCGGCGGCCATGCTGGTTGCGGATTTGATCGCCTGCATCGGCGACATACCCCATTTAACCATGTAGGAAAATTCCTTCGCCTGATTTTCAGTCCAGGGGAAACCGCCAACGTCCGTTCCGAAGACGATTTTTACGCCGGACTTTAATGCCTTATTGAAGACCGTGGGCAGGATTTCATTAAATTGTTTATTGATCGGACTACCTGCCGCCGCGCGTCCTTCCGCGACCCAGACATTTACATATATGGTAGGGCACCAGTATATGTTTTTCTCGATCATGAGCCGCATACACTCGTCATCCATCGCGAAGCCGTGTTCGATGGAATTGGCGCCGGCATTAATCGCATAAATGATTCCGTCCCGTGTTACCGCATGCGCGGCCAGTTTTTTTCTGGAAACCTTGGTTTCATCGCCGATGGCGGTGATCTCTTCGTTCGTGAAATTGGGTATACTGCGGAATGAGCCGTCGGGCAGGCGATAGTAACCGCGGTCGGCATAAATTTTGATCCAGTCAATGCCATAGGAAATCTGCTCACGAACCGCTTTTCGCGCTTCGTCAGCGCCGGTAATTTCCTGCACGCCCTTCGGCATGTGTAATTCCCAGGCATAGGTCTTATTGCTCAAGATATAGTGTCCGGTGGTGTTAATTGCGCGCCCCGAAACATACATGCGCGGCCCGTCTATTACGCCGTTGTTGATCGCCTTTTTTAGATCCACATCAGCATACATAGCTCCTTCGGTTTCGACGTCGCGCAGCGTGGTGAACCCGTTCATCAACGCGATTTTACATGCGAGCGAAGCGCGCAGGGTGCGATAGGGGATAGATTCCTTCAGTATTTGTTCCGCATAATCCTCTTCGGTAATGTCGCCTTGAAGCAAAACGTGTGTGTGTCCGTCGATAAGCCCCGGTAATACGGTATATCCGGACAGATCGATAATTTTAGCTCCTTTAGGAATGGAGAGATTCTGTCCGACCTGTTTTATTATATTTTCTTCAACAATGATCACGGCGTTTTCTGTAACCTGATCTTTTTTTCCGTCAATGAGTCTGCCGCATTTGATGGCAGTCGTGTTTTGCGCAAGTGCAGGAAAAGCGAGAACTAGACTGAAAAGAATATATTCAATGATTTTCATAACAAACTCCCATAATTAGTGAAAATGAAAAAAAACGATTCTTCCTGAATTATTTTCCTTTTTCAATATCTACATTCATTTCTTTAAAAGCGCCCCAGCCTCCTGCAACTGAAAACACGTTGGTATAACCCATTTTCTGGAGGTTATCGGCGACCAGCACTGATCGGAAACCGCCGCCGCAATACAAATACAGCGGCTGCGCCATGTCGGGATGTTTTTTTTCGATATCGCGTTCAATAATCCCTTTCCCCAAATGTTCCGAACCTTTAACATGTCCGGCGGCATACTCACTTTCTTCCCGAACATCGATCAGTGCAACCTGCGGATCGGTTTCCATCGCAGAAAGCGTTTCTTCCGTGCTGACTTCTTTGATATGTTGTTTGGAATCGTGTATCAGTTTCAGAAATGCAGGGGAGTGGTGTTTCATTGCCGGTTCCTTCAGATGGTTTCATATGAAATAAAAACAGAGCGGGACGGCTGTCCCGCTCCTTGCCGCCGTTATTTTTTTTTGTAACTGTGCTTATGCGCCGAGGTAATTTTCTTCCAGCGTATTTTTTCTGCCCGCGCGGCATTCGCATCCTGACGTAATTCAAGATATCGGATTTCTTTCTGCATCTTTAAATAATTATTGAACCGCGCCTGATCCAGAACGCCATCGTTCAAAGCCGTTTGAACGGCGCATCCGGGCTCGGTCTGATGCCGGCAATCCCTGAAGCGGCATTCGCGCGCCAAGGATTCGATATCGTCAAAGGCGCTGCTCAGACTCTCTTCACCGCTCCATAACTGCAACTCACGCATGCCCGGCGTATCGATCAGTAATCCACCGCCGGGTAAGATGAATAGCTCCCGCCGGCTGGTCGTATGTTTTCCCGTATGCGTGATATGGCGAACTTCCTGAACTTGTTGAATTTCGCTTCCAAGCAGTTTATTGATGATCGTCGATTTTCCTACGCCTGAAGAACCGAGCAATGCCGCCGTTTTCCCATGGCCGATACTCGAAGGAATCGTATCCATACCTTCGTGCAGCATCGCAGACAACACATGAACCGGAATACCCGGAGCGATAGATTTTACTTCCGTTAATTTTGCATCGACGTCGGAACAAATATCCGCCTTGTTAAGCAAAATAACGGGCTCAGCGCCGCTTTCCCGAGCCATGATGATATAACGCTCGATCCGCCGTATGTTAAAGTCTTCGTCTAATCCTGAGACGACAAAAGCGATATCAATATTTGCGGCAACGATTTGTTCTTCCGTTGTCTCGCCGGCAACTTTTCGCGAAAACTTGGTTTGTCGCGGCAAGACGGCATGGATCGATGCGTAGCTGTCATCGGGAATGGCATGAATAACAACCCAATCGCCGACGGCCGGAAAATCTTCGCGCCGTTCCGCGTCAAATCTGAATTTGCCTGTCACTTCGCCCGTCAGCTGGCCAATTTCAGTATATATCTCATAACGTTCTTTATGTTCAACCAATACCCGCCCAACCGAAAAGTTCTCGGAATGAAACGACTGAAAATGTTTTTCAAAAAAAGAGTTCCACCCTAAGGATTTTAAATTCACCGGTGTATCCTCCGCTATAAATTTGTGTGTTTTTCAGTTACGGAAGATGCTGTATTGAATGGATAAAGGACAAGAAAAGCTGGTTTCATTACGATGTCCAATTGTATGCTGATCTCAGCATACGCAGTAGGAATGCGTGAAATGAGAATTTGCCTCAAACCCTATTTCGTATCAATTACCCGTAACTGAGTAAATTATTTGGGTACGGACATTTACGGCAAGCATAGATACTCCTTTGTTGGTTTCGAGTAGGTTACTTAAGCGGGTGAATTAAAGCAATTAATAAATACTAATTTGTGTACGTGAATAAAAAGTACAGCAAAAGAACATAAATTCCCGTCATCGAGGCCGCGTCCAGATTGTTCACGGATTTTTCCTGTTCGAGGTACTGATGCAGGGTGTGAAATAACGGGAATAACAGCAACATCAGAAGACAGGTCGTGATATTGATCGGAATAGAATATATTGCATTGCCCGTAACAAGGCCGCTGATGCCGATAAGAAGAAGGGCAAATGGAAGCAGAAGAAACATGACCTGAGTAAGTCCGCCGAATACATTGCTCAGCGCGATTCCGAGTTCGCCCCGCCTATGCGCTTTGTATACGATGATGTATTCGCTGATACCTGCGAAAAGTGCAAGCAGTGCGGCCGTCGGAACAGTTGGTAAACCAATGCTATTGAGAGCGGTCTCTGCAAAACCTCCGATACTGTCGCCGCCGCAGTACGCTCCGAAGACGCCGAGAAGGAACATTGTGGCAATGCCATTCCAGCTTGTGTCATGTCCAAGATTTTCAGGATCGGGAGGAAAGGATTCTGCGTCATCTTTACCTTCGCCGTAATAGCGAACCAGCATCAGCACATAATAACCGTAAATAACAAAGAGAATAATTCCGATCAGGATAAGATCAAATCCTACAAATGTCGTCCGTGACATCTCCACGCGCATAACCAGCATCACAATACCGATGATCAACGTGATCGCGCTGCCGGCGATAAGCAGTTCGCCTCCGGCCCTCGTGAGTGAGCGGGGCATGGTATAACAACCGTCGTGATCTTTCGGCAGGAAGAAAGAATAAATTGAATAGGCGAGCGCATTGTTAAAGATCGTTATGATCGTGGTAACATAGGCCGCCAATGGATCGATAAGAATGAGAAATGCAATCACGACAAATTCCGGCAGCGTACTCAGCATCGAGCCGACGGTACCTGAAATAAATCCGTCCCATTTATATCTCGCGCCTATTCGCTCGACGCCGATAATGAAACCTTCGCATGAACCCTGCAGAATGAACATACCGCAGATCAGTTGAAAAACGGCAAATTCTATTTCATATGCTTTGACTGAAATCACCGGGAAAAGGTCGTTATACAATACCATGGCCCACATGATCATACCGATGCCCATGAAGCGCTGCCACATGGTGATACCGCGGTACTGGGCCTCGAGCGCGCGCATGGCTGTCGACAACCAGACATTCTTTTTGGGTAAGGTGACCGCAATGCCCTTGAGCCGTTGTACCATAAGTTCCTCAAGAGCGCGTTTGAGTTCCGGCGACTCCGCTACGGCAACATCAAATGAATCCTTATTTATTTTCCACACGATCATATCGGTTTCAGCGGTAACGGTCGCCGTTCTTTTGTCGCCGGTCAGAAGCGCAATCTCGCCGACTACGCTGCCGGCGCCTACATGCCATGCGTCAGTGGAATCTGTTCGATGCACGCGCGCCAGCCCCTGTTCGATAAAATACAGCGCGTCGCCCAAATCGCCTTGGCTCATGAGAACGGTTCCGGCAGCGTACGGTAATTGTTCCACAAACGGTACCAGCGAAAGAATTTCTTCGGCAGGCAGTGCGCGAAGAATTTCAATTCGGCTCAGTCTTTTAAGCACTTCAGATTTCGGATGTTTTTGCAATGCCTGGGCTGGGTCTGTTTTACTCATGTGCGGTTTTGCTTGTTTGATAAACAAAATTCCAACGTTGTAATTTTAATTCAAAAATAAAGCCCGCTCCTCCGGACTGGGCATTCGGCACGATGCCTTCTTTCCGAATATTTTATAGCGGTTATTCGCTACAATGTCATAAAAAAAATCGCGAAGGAACCTAGGAAGGATGTAGAACACCGTTGTTAACTTCCAGATTCCGCCAATTTTAAT is a window encoding:
- a CDS encoding PIG-L family deacetylase, with the translated sequence MQTCFRLLFGGFLLLNLISAPLQGQIMPNPDAAQLQASLKKLTALGSVLYIAAHPDDENTAVLAYCANHRLLRTGYLALTRGDGGQNLIGTEQSELLGIIRTQELLAARRLDGAEQFFTRAIDFGYTKSPEETFTIWDRQKVLSDVVWVIRSFKPDIIITRFPSTGEGGHGQHTASAIIAQEAFSLAADASQFPEQLKYVEPWQAKRIFWNAWLPALQERKADLSTLIRLDIGEYDPLLGKSYTELAAESRSMHKSQGFGVSGQRAETLNYFDLTKGEPAANDLFDGIDLTWSRIPGGKEVGAILDDIYRKFNPENPSASIPQLIKAYRQMNQLPDNVRVKQKQKELREVIRSCAGIWMEAIADDYAAAPGNQIKITAAIINRTTYPLALQKINFPFQTPDTLASVELRKGKFVSSSNQVTITSDANYTEPYWIAKEPTKGMFAVDDQKKIGSAENPSALYVEFIVKADGELLSFHIPVLYRWTDPVKGERYRPFAIVPSVAVNLEEKVYLFSSNLPKTITLTLKSGAANVNGNLRLQLPKGWALSPESIPFELKNKYDETKLQFSIQPPASNSDGFFTAEAAVDGKMYTQSIQSIQYDHIPIQTLFPPAKAKLIRLDIQTEARQIGYIMGSGDQIPEYLGQLGINVKLISDEELERGQFEAYDAIVAGIRAYNTRPRLKFAQNKLMRYVENGGTLIVQYNTPRGLAVDNIGPYPFKITNERVTFEDAPIGILLKDHVVMRYPNLITEQDFSGWVQERGLYFANPWDAKYETVFSANDPGETAKNGGMLFTRYGKGVFIYSGYSWFRQLPAGVPGAYKIFVNMISSGKAK
- a CDS encoding amidohydrolase family protein is translated as MKIIEYILFSLVLAFPALAQNTTAIKCGRLIDGKKDQVTENAVIIVEENIIKQVGQNLSIPKGAKIIDLSGYTVLPGLIDGHTHVLLQGDITEEDYAEQILKESIPYRTLRASLACKIALMNGFTTLRDVETEGAMYADVDLKKAINNGVIDGPRMYVSGRAINTTGHYILSNKTYAWELHMPKGVQEITGADEARKAVREQISYGIDWIKIYADRGYYRLPDGSFRSIPNFTNEEITAIGDETKVSRKKLAAHAVTRDGIIYAINAGANSIEHGFAMDDECMRLMIEKNIYWCPTIYVNVWVAEGRAAAGSPINKQFNEILPTVFNKALKSGVKIVFGTDVGGFPWTENQAKEFSYMVKWGMSPMQAIKSATSMAAEMLDAWGKIGEISPGAYADIIAVKEDPLKNISVLENVSFVMKDGKIYKQ
- a CDS encoding sulfurtransferase; translated protein: MKHHSPAFLKLIHDSKQHIKEVSTEETLSAMETDPQVALIDVREESEYAAGHVKGSEHLGKGIIERDIEKKHPDMAQPLYLYCGGGFRSVLVADNLQKMGYTNVFSVAGGWGAFKEMNVDIEKGK
- a CDS encoding cyclic nucleotide-binding domain-containing protein, encoding MSKTDPAQALQKHPKSEVLKRLSRIEILRALPAEEILSLVPFVEQLPYAAGTVLMSQGDLGDALYFIEQGLARVHRTDSTDAWHVGAGSVVGEIALLTGDKRTATVTAETDMIVWKINKDSFDVAVAESPELKRALEELMVQRLKGIAVTLPKKNVWLSTAMRALEAQYRGITMWQRFMGIGMIMWAMVLYNDLFPVISVKAYEIEFAVFQLICGMFILQGSCEGFIIGVERIGARYKWDGFISGTVGSMLSTLPEFVVIAFLILIDPLAAYVTTIITIFNNALAYSIYSFFLPKDHDGCYTMPRSLTRAGGELLIAGSAITLIIGIVMLVMRVEMSRTTFVGFDLILIGIILFVIYGYYVLMLVRYYGEGKDDAESFPPDPENLGHDTSWNGIATMFLLGVFGAYCGGDSIGGFAETALNSIGLPTVPTAALLALFAGISEYIIVYKAHRRGELGIALSNVFGGLTQVMFLLLPFALLLIGISGLVTGNAIYSIPINITTCLLMLLLFPLFHTLHQYLEQEKSVNNLDAASMTGIYVLLLYFLFTYTN
- a CDS encoding DoxX family protein, producing the protein MKKMKDMIDWIEKHRDWCFDLMRIYLGIGLLVKGIYFLWQPDYVASLVMESGNYSAWNTLLVHYVAMGHIAGGLLMAIGMITRIGAAIQLPILFGAVFLVHLKEGLFSKDQSLEFSALVLFLVCLITIYGSGTLSVDSYLDKKKVNSI
- the rsgA gene encoding ribosome small subunit-dependent GTPase A translates to MNLKSLGWNSFFEKHFQSFHSENFSVGRVLVEHKERYEIYTEIGQLTGEVTGKFRFDAERREDFPAVGDWVVIHAIPDDSYASIHAVLPRQTKFSRKVAGETTEEQIVAANIDIAFVVSGLDEDFNIRRIERYIIMARESGAEPVILLNKADICSDVDAKLTEVKSIAPGIPVHVLSAMLHEGMDTIPSSIGHGKTAALLGSSGVGKSTIINKLLGSEIQQVQEVRHITHTGKHTTSRRELFILPGGGLLIDTPGMRELQLWSGEESLSSAFDDIESLARECRFRDCRHQTEPGCAVQTALNDGVLDQARFNNYLKMQKEIRYLELRQDANAARAEKIRWKKITSAHKHSYKKK